The Nicotiana tabacum cultivar K326 chromosome 1, ASM71507v2, whole genome shotgun sequence genome segment TGCTTTGCCTGTGATCCTGATGAATTGTTTTTGAGTTCCGTTGCACCAGGACACATCCAAAAGGGACTGTGATAAAGGCAACTACACACATGGCTAAAGCAGAAAAATAAATTCCCAATGATGCTACACGAagttatcaaaacttaagcttccaTCTGCCAGAAAGTTCACAATTACAGAAACATCTGTGCCTAGAATTTTAAGTTTTAAGAAGATTTCTCCAGTTTCATCATACAAGGAATAActtcagaagaagaaaaaaaaagcaactGTATATAAGAAACTTTGAAAAATTGCATCCTAATGCCTACCAATCGACGTGATTACACCAAAATAAATGGTTGCTACACGTATCAACTTTGGACCTTACGGACTTGTATGTGGTGAGTAGAATGTCTACGCCAGATTGGTTGGGCTCCACTTTGGACGAGAGTTACATATTGCCCATCCTTCACCAAGCTTTTGCTCTACAGGATGCAGGAAACAAAAAGATTACCTGTGTGTACATGGAGAACCCCCAAACAAGAAATGCCGAGGGAAATACAGcattaaaaagaaaaggaatgatCACTAACCAACAAAAGCTTGATAGCTCGAGAAAAGGTCTCCTCTGCGTCACTTGAAAACTTCATATATATAGGCACGACACCATGATACAGAGCCAGACGCTGCTTCACCCTTTCACTGGCACAAAAAGATAATATATAAATGTACATAAAACAATATACACAGATGagtatatatgagagagagagagatgagataTTCACATGGTAGACAAgatctaagttgctcggacacgggtgTGGGTGTCTGACACAGGTGTAGATCTAGAGGTCTGATCCTTtgagatgtaaattctaagatgCGAGGATATGGATCCTAACACGGACACAGGTACGGGGATCCTActataaataattcaaaaaaaaatcaaaatatctctaaattatgagaaattttgtagAATACTTAtgtatagcttgtaaagtgtgaatttattttttattctcaagttgtagattgatttcctagataaggtatgctattttctttaaatttaccttagttttggttctgatttcgggaatcaaattgtTATCTCGTCTCGAATCCATcagtcaaagtacccaaaattgtttgaccagatccagtacggatcccatacccacacccatactagtgtcgtgtcgacgCGTGTGCGGCACCTAAGCTGTTGTGTCTGAGCAACTTAGGACAAAATTAAGAATCTGCATCAAGATTTCTTCACCTCCCATGTTGAAAATACTGACCCCTCCAAATATTTTGTTCCAATTATGAACTTTTTCTTCAGAGATCGCCTTTTCAAAATGTCAAACAGAGTTGCAAACTCCATAATAAAACAGGGGACATGGCAGAGAACAGCTTGATTACAGGCAGTCAAAAGCTCTGGAACTATTTCAGAATGGGGAAGTAAATAAACACAAGTTTACCAAGGTAAATTAATCAATAAGATCCCAAGATTGccgagaaaataattaaaaaccaactAACTTCCACAAGACTAGTCCTAAAATTAAGTACTGAAAACTTCCTTCAACATTTAAACAGTGTGAAATGATTTGAATCACCATGAGATACAATAATATTAGCGATCTCATTGAAATATATCATGATACAATATTCATAAAGTTAATAGTACTTCTTTAAGGGGACTTACTTGTTTGTGAAGGCAAAAACTGTTGATGAAGGCCGATTATGACTTAAAATTATTGCCATGGACCCAGTTCTTGTGAAGACAATGATGGGAGTGCTAAGGGTATTAGCCATTGAGGAAGAGTGGAAGGCAAACATTTCACCCATATGGCTCTGCAAAATATATCTAATAGATTAAGCATTTTACTTAAACAATTAAAGATCAATGTGGTTTCCTGGTTGGACAATATGGGAAATAAAAAATCTGGCTAGCTGAAAAGAATTGAATTCATAGCACAAAAACAGATTAAGATCCAATATTATATATTATCCATACACCGCATATGTACCTTATAGGCGGCAGATTGACTAGGAGAACTAGTGCTTTTTTGTAGGCTAGACTCGGTCCTTAATGCCACAATATGCATCACCTTAACTGCCTTCAGTGGATACCTAATGCATTTATGGAAATAGATGGTTCAATATTTACAAAATGAATAACACATAGTATAACAAATGGAAacgcaaagaagaagaaaattctcATTGCAAACTCAAGTGAGAATATATCATGAAAATTTGATTAACTCCCGAATTAgacaaggaagaaaaagaaaacggaGTAGCATAAGAAAGGGAATACTAGAAAAGAACATAACCATGAGGATCTGGCCATCCATAATAGAAAAATAGTCAATGTAGAGATATAAAAACAAATATGCATGCAGAGAAACCTGAtatcaatttaagcaaatagtaGAAAAGCAGTCATAGAAATTAGAAACCAAGATGGATAGCGGAAAATAGGGAAGGCATGTGGAATAGTTTGTGCCTAGAACAAAACTTACTTCCCATGAGCGGTTTCGCCTGAAAGCATTACAGCATCAGCGCCTTCACGTACTGCAATGGAAATGTCTGAAACTTCTGCCCTTGTTGGGGTTGGGTGATCAATCATGCTTTCGAGCATGTTCGTTGCTACTATTACAGGTTTTTGCATGCTCTGACACCTTCTAATAATGTCTTCCTGTGGATACATGCAATAGCATTTTTTAGTTCTCACTAAGTTCCTAATGAAAGATACAAAAGGGTTTGGAGAGGTAGGAATCTCTCCAATAGAAAGGATCATTGACTGTGGCTATAAGGAATGCAGTTCAGTGGTCTGTAATCCTGTTTCAGTAATTCTAGCTCTTAAAATTGATTGtgttaataaagaaaaataaaattgattatgTTAAGAAATAGAAACAATGACTTCCTAAACTTGCAAACATTTTTCTGTTGGTTTCTTCCAATTACATCAGAAATAGAATAATCATTCCCTTCCGACCAAATTGACTATAAGTCACTAACCTTTGACAAGAGTGTGATAACACCACACAACACCCAAGTTCGGAAAAGAGGCATAAAATGCATTTGGAAAGTAAACCGTGCTGACtgaaagaatgaaaaaagagtctGAACAATTGTTCTATATTTGCGATGGGGTTTGGTTGCTGCAGACacatcgggggggggggggtgttgtgGTGGTAACAGGCTGAATGAAACATGACAAGTTTGTTTCGATGGGCATTACAGCTGTATCGGAGAAAAAGGTAGACAAAAGTGATACTCAGAAATAGTTTAAACGTAAATGGAAACTCCACAACTCAGTTAGTAAACTAACATGAAGATTTTTCATAAGCGGCAGTGCAGTGTTTCTCCACCCGAATTACTAGGAATTTTGATCGCAAACCTATGCACTGTGCAACATATTAAAACAGTCTAGTTCAGTTGCCAGGGGAATATATCTTTTGAACATGCTGGTTAACTTGCCATGGGAATATATTAACACAAAATTTGCGAAAATCAACATTAATACTAAATAAATATATTCACCCATATCCCGCATCCCTTCTATAAATTAGTTTTATCACATAAATTTGGCAACCCAAATTAACCAAAGAGCAAAGATTTAACCAAGATGGTGTGGTTGGTGATGAAAATTGGAACGTTTAAGACTTTTCTAGCAAGAGATGGTATTCTAAAGATCTCACCCTCTCCATTCTTAATAACATGGGTAGTAAGCTATTAAAAGGCTCATAAAAGAAGCTCTATGTATCAGCATTGAAATTACCTGAAGCAACGGCACTTCCTCAATTGGAAGTTCAGCTCCAAGATCACCACGGGCCACCATTGCCTATCAACAGTTGCATAACATAAGAAAAATATCCAAGAAGATGTTAAAGTAATCGCTATTATCATATAAAAGATCATATTTCTGTAATAGGAGTACTTTGGCTTATATTGGCAGCTTGATATTGCTAAATTAAACAACTTCTTCACCAGTAGAATTGTCAATAAGCTTTGAGACAACACCCATTAATACAAAGAGCGTTTTGGGGAAGCAACAAGAACTACACAAGAAGATTGACCATCCCTTCTTCATAAGATTACAACTATATTTTTACAGCTTTCCTACTTCTCCTATTAATAATTTCGACAGCAgccaaaaacttccaaaacaaATGTATTCCAAGAAAGCAAATCAGAAGTCAAATGTTGCTAGTAAAAAGTCCTACGAAGTTTCCAGGAAAGACTCCTGATAGGAATCCATCGAAAGCCTTAAAGCCAAGATATTGCCTAGATGTGTAAAATACTAAGGAGAAGGATTGAAGACAATCAAAGGCTTCTCGCAGACTTCAACTTCCAAACTAGTTAAAATAAGGAATGTTGAAGCTTTTGAAAGCTAGTACTGTCACTtgtttcttctccttttcttctgCTTCCTTCCGTCCAAATGAAGCTCAACGTTCCACATGAACCTTTTACATACCACATGAACCTTTCACATACTGTTCATCATAGCATGAAGCAATCCTTTTCTCATTGTACAGAATTCTAGCAATTTGATTATCATAGAGTGACTACTGATGCTATTGTATATGTTCTTTGCTCTTCACATTTCTGTAAAAGGGCTCACCATATCTTGAGAATTCATTTTAATTTTCACCAACATATTCACTGCATCATCCTTTACTCGATAAATAAAAGCAAGACACTATTGATACTGCTATTTTTTTCTTTACGGAGTCTTACcctacacacacatacactaacATAGCAAAAATAGCATGAGTGATTACTGAAGAAAATTAATTAGACAACATTTTCAAAAGATTGAACTAACCCCATCGGAAGCGGAAATGATCGAGTGGAGATTTGGAATGGAGTCTGCACTTTCAATCTTTACAATAACATGAATATCTGCATTACAGCCTGCAGAATAGCTCTTCCAACTTAAACAAACAGATATTAACCATGAAATGCTATGATAAGGTTACATCCCTATAAACATAATAGGCAGAAGATCTTAtcccaaaccaaagaaaaaaaaaacataatggGTAGCAGACACTTTACTTTTCAGGTAATCTTTCAATTCATGGACCACCTTAGCATCCTTCACAAAAGAAACGGCATAGAAGTCGACTTGATTGTTCACACCAAACTTAATATCATCCCAGTCTTTTTCTGTATAAGTTACAAAAAGATCAAGCTAACACGTGATCTTAGAAGAACAACTGAGTAAGCAAAATATTGTAGGGAGGTAGGGGTCCAGAAATTGGATAACCTGTTATTGAAGGCAGGGTGGCACTTTTTCCTCTTACATTTAGATGCCGTCTCGATTTCAGTTCTCCTCCATCAATAACTTCACATTTCACTATATCGCTGGTTTTCGATTTCACAGCTAATGACATCATCCCACCTGGATGAAGCAGAGCAGGTATTTGATATTTTATGGGTCTAAAAGTTTTTTTTCCAAGCGACAGGAAAAATTGACAGCAAATCTAGATCCAAAGACTACTCCTCATTATTGAATTTATGTTTGAGATGAAAATAATCAGAAAACGATAATTAGTCTTGGAAAGAATTATTCACAATTACTAATCAAATTCCAATATTGTGTGCTCCAACTAGTTAATAAACTAAGAAACAACTCACTGCACTATAATAGTATAAATCATTACTCATTACAGAAAagtaatattttgaatataattagtTGTAGGTTGTTACTCATTAACActtaactattaaaataaataagtacCATATCTCATGAACACAAAAAGGACAATATTGTATCAACCAAAATAGAGTAGAAAAGCAAGATTTGAAGAGAAAAATATGGAGAACTGACTAGTGAAGACTAAGAAAAGTTAAGACATGGAAACTTTCATATGAAAGGTTCCATTTGAAACTCTCCTCATGGTGTTCTCAGCCAAAGAATATGAGATACTAAGACTCCATTCAAGTTGCAATGTTCTAAACTTCTCATTCGTGATCAATGAATGgagcttttgaaaaaaaaatagagctTTTGAGGAGAGCTAACTAAGGAATTTGGGAGGGGGGCCTACAAGGCGAACTGCACACAGTGAGACAAGTGCCTCCCACGTTCACCCAAAGGCATTTCTTAAAGTGTCTCACCCTGAAGCAAGTCCCAGTTTTGCCTTTCTAGAACATTGTTTGTGCTATAGCTTTGTTTTAGCTAAGCAAAATGAATTAACAGAAACTCAATTACCATCAACGAGTAGTATGTCTCCGGCCTCCACATCATTTATGAAATCATCATAATTTACACTAACGGTGTCTTCTGTGCTGACTCCTCTTTTAATGCTAAAGTTGAATTCTTGACCCTCCTTAAGGAGAATTGGTTTGGGCACATCTCCACTTCTTACCTCAGGTCCCTACAAGATATATCACAGGCAACCAAAGAATATGATGGAAGGAGCTTGTTAGCATAGTGCCTGTTTATACTAGCACTTATATCTCATCTTAAAACAGTAAATAAACAATTTATTTTCAACATCGAATGGCAACTGATAATTGTTATCCACAATGcagtgacttttttttttttgataatggTAACATCAATGCAGTAACTTGTTCATAGAACAACAAGAAACATTAGGCATTTTTTACAATTGAAGATGAAAATAACAAGCAACAGAAGATGGATCTCAATTTTAATTTCCTTTTGGTCGAAAAAAAGTACCCAAAGCCCAAAAGCAAAAGCTCAGTTCGACGACTCTCATATCagttgaaaataattaaattgccACACCCATTTGCAAAATTGTGAATCCCAAAACCTAATGAACAGAATAGCAGCATACAAGTTCCACATGCACCAAAAGTTTGAAGTCTATTTTCTGGTGATGCTAGTGATAAGTGGTATCtaatctctttctttttcctacCTCCCCTACGAAGGGAAGTACAAAGGAAGCTGCTTCGAAGTTGAAGGGGCTCATCCATTCACTATATGTCTGTAATTTCATACATAAAGAGGAAGATTAAAAACTCATCGATCTCCTTACTGCTCCGTGGGGGTCTTCATTCACTCTTCTCTTACTTTCCCTActtctagaaaaaaaaaagagaaatgtgGAACAAAAACGATCTTTCTAAAGTTAAGGCAGCAGATCGGCTACAACGACAAGAAATGGACAGGATTGTCCAGTGTCCAATCTGTTCTCTTTGATAGAATAAGAAAAAGAATATTAAGGAACATGTCCGGTAGGCCTCAGCATACAGAATAGATCACCTGAAAAACAGTTTTACCATCTAGTCGTCCCAAACTTAGTTTATAAAAGAAAGGAGCCCAAGTCTTTGTTTGATATATGAAAAGGATGTTTTGTCCCTTCACCTTCGTTACTCtatcaccaccaccaccacccacatacCCTTCTCACGGTGTTCCCAAGGAATAGCAAAATCGAAATGGTGAAATTCTTTGGTCATCTCAATGGGTTCAAAAGCCACTGAAGCTACACATATTTTCTTATGATATTGACACTCCAAACAATAGTAAAAGGCAGGACAATTGAATAACCAAAAAAGTGCCGGACACAAGTATCCCACTCCAACCGGCAACATATTAGACCTATGCTATTAATGGTGTTTCCTTTTTACAGCGGTAGTCTCTGGCCAGCTTCCGAGTACTTGTTATCTTCCACCAACGCAGCTACTGCGTAACTCTGCCCAATAAAGCTTAGGCttatgggaagaaatcacctagtggcTTTGTCTCTACCGAGATTTGAACCATGACCTCCAAGGTTTGCACCCACTTCATTGATCACTAGGCCACATCCTCAGGTGCTTCGACCAATGCTATTACTGTTTCAAACATACATTTTAAACAGAAACTGATAATTGCAGCTATAAAGCTAATAATAAGCATTACCTTAGTGTCCAACATTATTGCAATAACCTTGTCCTCAAATTGAGCATTGTATTCTTTAACAAGGTCAATCGTTCTCTGATGCGATGCGTggtccccatgtgacatattcaGACGGGCCACGTTCATTCCAGCCTCTGCCAATTTCCAGATCATCTCCCGTGAGCTTGTGGAGGGACCAATGGTGCAAACTATCTTGGTTTTTCTTGGAGAATTCAGATACACACTTTCTTGCCCCAGACTGTAACCGGACTGAACCACATAAGGGACAAAATTACCATAACTTGCTTTTAAGGACAAATGACACATTAGAATGTTCAAAGTATGCACTGTTACAGGAAACAAATGGTGAAAAGGGAATAAGCTCATTTTGCTCAAATTAAAAAACATCTACATTAAACTTGAAACCATTAGAAAAGGCATGCACAAAGTGTCAGAGGCACTAAGCTCTTCACTAGAAGGAAATGGTTTGAATTTCTTTGCTCTCTTTTCATATGTTCCTCTTTTTGCCCTTCTCTAAGATATCAAGAAAAAATACACCATGAGGCAACATGTTTGCAATTCTTCCAATTAAATTCAGCATCGGCAGTTCATATGGGAGTCTACTAACACTTTAACAAGAGTCCATCATATTCTCAAGACCTTCAGAAATTATTATTAATGGCTCAATGGCGTAATCCTGCTTTTGGAGATACTACTACGATGGAATACAAGCAATAAATCACAATGTAAAGCAAACTCAAGGAGACCACTCTGCATTGTGGAGGATCTTTATGTTTGCTTTAAGATAAATCACAAGCATAGGACCAATTCATGAATGAAAGTCAAGTGTAATAAATAGGCGAACAGAGTATACTACACTAGCACCAATTGCTAGATAATCTAGAGGAATTCACATCCCTCCATTTACTCAAAAGTTTAGCTAGAGTAAAATTAAGGGGATGCATTTTCTCAAGAATGACTTTCATTCCTGCCAATTAAAATTCACATACTTCCGCATCTATTCTATTGCACTTGGTTTAGAGGGTCAGCCTTGACCAGTGGCGGAGCTATGTATGG includes the following:
- the LOC107822892 gene encoding pyruvate kinase isozyme G, chloroplastic (The RefSeq protein has 2 substitutions compared to this genomic sequence), which produces MATMNLPTGLHVAAKPASLDRLSSAKNVGDLFFSDSRHRKRVNTSNQIMAVQSLEHIHGVNNNVYANYVNFNVPSSGYSLGQESVYLNSPRKTKIVCTIGPSTSSREMIWKLAEAGMNVARLNMSHGDHASHQRTIDLVKEYNAQFEDKVIAIMLDTKGPEVISGDVPKPILLKEGQEFNFSIKRGVSTEDTVSVNYDDFINDVEAGDILLVDGGMMSLAVKSKTSDIVKCEVIDGGELKSRRHLNVRGKSATLPSITEKDWDDIKFGVNNQVDFYAVSFVKDAKVVHELKDYLKSCNADIHVIVKIESADSIPNLHSIISASDGAMVARGDLGAELPIEEVPLLQEDIIRRCQSMQKPVIVATNMLESMIDHPTPTRAEVSDISIAVREGADAVMLSGETAHGKYPLKAVKVMHIVALRTESSLQKSTSSPSQSAAYKSHMGEMFAFHSSSMANTLSTPIIVFTRTGSMAIILSHNRPSSTVFAFTNNERVKQRLALYHGVVPIYMEFSSDAEETFSRAIKLLLSKSLVKDGQYVTLVQSGAQPIWRRHSTHHIQVRKVQS